In Streptomyces sp. NBC_00569, a single genomic region encodes these proteins:
- a CDS encoding alpha/beta hydrolase has product MQQPVFVLVHSPSVGPSTWHPVAEHLKARGHQVRVPSLLQVGAGAPPFWPRVVGAVRDDLRHVPDGSPVTLVAHSNAGLFLPVIRAALDHPVTGSIFVDAALPARVGPTPVAPPELLEFLTSMAVNGTLPRWTDWWDEADVAPMFSDPAVRRTVVEEQPALPLSYYEQRIPVPDGWDDHPCSYLLFAPQYEDVAAEARERGLRVAHLPGEHLHQIIDPEATAQHLIELARTP; this is encoded by the coding sequence ATGCAGCAGCCGGTCTTCGTTCTCGTACACAGTCCCTCCGTGGGGCCCTCGACCTGGCACCCTGTGGCCGAGCACCTCAAGGCGAGGGGTCACCAGGTGCGGGTGCCATCACTCCTGCAGGTCGGCGCCGGTGCCCCGCCCTTCTGGCCCCGCGTCGTCGGCGCCGTCCGTGACGACCTCCGGCACGTTCCGGACGGCAGCCCCGTCACGCTCGTGGCGCACAGCAACGCGGGCTTGTTCCTCCCCGTGATCCGCGCGGCGCTCGACCATCCGGTGACCGGCTCGATCTTCGTCGATGCCGCGCTGCCGGCCCGTGTCGGACCAACTCCCGTCGCACCACCCGAGTTGCTGGAGTTCCTCACGTCGATGGCCGTGAACGGCACCCTGCCGCGATGGACCGACTGGTGGGACGAGGCCGACGTGGCACCTATGTTCTCCGATCCGGCGGTGCGTCGGACCGTCGTCGAGGAACAGCCCGCTCTGCCGCTGTCCTACTACGAGCAGCGCATCCCGGTCCCGGACGGGTGGGACGACCACCCGTGTTCCTACCTGCTCTTCGCCCCGCAGTACGAGGATGTCGCCGCCGAAGCGCGCGAGCGCGGCCTGCGCGTGGCACACCTGCCGGGCGAACACCTCCACCAGATCATCGACCCCGAAGCCACGGCACAGCACCTCATCGAGCTCGCCCGCACACCTTGA
- a CDS encoding GntR family transcriptional regulator: MAGTGEFEPESERVTRQLRDDILDGVRKPGSKLVERELAAQIGVSRVPVRDALRVLVAEGLVTPRPRTWAVVREFTATDIADLNEVREALEVMTFRLAAQRGDRAGLGRLRSNVDEELAAARAGDAVRARRAAADFHETVTSMAANELLSELEGTLRSRMRWLLGRHDDLLAMALEHEGLYAAVADRDVARVEELVVTHLENSRRAIADKRR; this comes from the coding sequence ATGGCAGGTACAGGGGAGTTCGAGCCGGAGTCGGAGCGGGTCACGCGGCAGCTCCGGGACGACATTCTCGACGGTGTGCGCAAGCCCGGCAGCAAGCTCGTCGAGCGCGAGCTGGCGGCGCAGATAGGGGTGAGCCGCGTACCCGTCCGCGATGCCCTGCGCGTGCTCGTCGCCGAGGGCCTGGTCACTCCGCGACCGCGGACGTGGGCGGTCGTCAGGGAGTTCACGGCTACGGACATCGCCGATCTGAACGAGGTCCGCGAGGCCCTTGAGGTGATGACCTTCCGTCTCGCCGCGCAGCGGGGTGACCGCGCCGGCCTCGGGCGGCTCCGCTCGAACGTCGACGAGGAACTCGCGGCCGCCAGGGCGGGCGACGCGGTGCGCGCCCGGCGCGCGGCAGCCGACTTCCACGAGACGGTGACGTCCATGGCGGCCAACGAGTTGCTGAGCGAACTCGAAGGCACGTTGCGCAGCCGGATGCGGTGGTTGCTGGGCAGGCACGACGACCTCCTCGCCATGGCGCTGGAGCACGAGGGCCTCTACGCCGCTGTCGCGGACCGCGATGTGGCACGCGTCGAGGAACTCGTCGTCACGCACCTGGAGAACAGCCGGCGCGCCATCGCCGACAAGCGCCGCTGA
- a CDS encoding amidohydrolase produces MLIRDVRPWGGERSDVVLSGDRIAAVRPHDPAAQPSGEVVEGRGRLLLPSFSDVHVHLDSTRIGLPFRPHTGGPGVWTMTMNDRENWRSAEVPLVERVAGTLERMIARGTTRVRSYAQVDVDCKLEKFEAVVAAKEKFAGQAEVQITTFPQAGILREKGTAAYLEASLKAGADVMGGIDPCTLDRDPKGHLDVVFGLAEKYQVEVDIHLHEPGELGVFSTDLIVERTRALGMQGKVTMSHAYELGSVSESVSRRIIDEFAELDIAMATVAPSARGQLSLVDLTEAGVRVGLGEDGQRDYWSPYGNCDMLDRTWQLAFTNNFRRDELIEMSLAVATMGGASIMSHDVARLAGVGDRPGLAAGDRADLLLVDGETPSSAVMDRGTDRTVLHDGVVVADQLELVRG; encoded by the coding sequence GTGTTGATCCGTGACGTCCGTCCGTGGGGTGGCGAGCGCAGCGACGTCGTCCTGTCCGGCGACCGCATCGCGGCGGTCCGCCCGCACGACCCGGCCGCGCAGCCGTCCGGCGAAGTGGTGGAGGGCCGTGGCCGGCTGCTGCTCCCGTCGTTCAGCGACGTGCACGTGCACCTGGACTCGACCCGGATCGGCCTGCCGTTCCGGCCGCACACCGGCGGGCCGGGAGTGTGGACGATGACGATGAACGACCGGGAGAACTGGCGCTCCGCGGAGGTGCCTCTCGTGGAGCGGGTGGCCGGCACCCTGGAGCGGATGATCGCGCGCGGCACCACCCGTGTACGGTCGTACGCCCAGGTCGACGTGGACTGCAAGCTCGAGAAGTTCGAGGCGGTGGTGGCCGCGAAGGAGAAGTTCGCTGGTCAGGCCGAGGTCCAGATCACGACGTTCCCGCAGGCGGGCATCCTTCGTGAGAAGGGCACCGCCGCATACCTGGAGGCCTCGCTGAAGGCGGGCGCCGACGTGATGGGCGGCATCGATCCCTGCACCCTGGACCGGGATCCCAAGGGACACCTGGACGTCGTGTTCGGGCTCGCGGAGAAGTACCAGGTCGAGGTGGACATCCACCTGCACGAGCCCGGCGAGCTGGGCGTGTTCTCCACCGATCTGATCGTTGAGCGCACGCGGGCACTGGGCATGCAGGGCAAGGTCACGATGTCCCACGCCTATGAACTGGGCTCGGTCTCCGAGTCGGTGAGCCGCCGCATCATCGACGAATTCGCCGAGCTCGACATCGCGATGGCCACCGTGGCGCCCTCGGCCCGCGGACAGCTGTCGCTGGTGGACCTGACGGAGGCGGGCGTCCGCGTGGGCCTTGGCGAGGACGGCCAGCGCGACTACTGGAGCCCGTACGGCAACTGCGACATGCTCGACCGCACCTGGCAGCTGGCCTTCACCAACAACTTCCGCCGTGACGAGCTGATCGAGATGTCCCTGGCGGTCGCCACGATGGGCGGGGCGTCGATCATGAGCCACGACGTCGCCCGCCTTGCCGGGGTCGGTGACCGGCCCGGCCTTGCGGCCGGTGACCGTGCCGATCTGCTCCTCGTCGACGGCGAGACACCGTCGAGCGCGGTGATGGACCGTGGCACGGATCGCACCGTCCTGCACGACGGAGTGGTCGTCGCCGACCAACTGGAGCTGGTACGGGGCTGA